The following are encoded together in the uncultured Sphaerochaeta sp. genome:
- a CDS encoding glycoside-pentoside-hexuronide (GPH):cation symporter, which yields MQERKVTTKTLLAYGSGDIYGGGSFLIISTLFIFFLSNVVGLSPAMAGFIVFAGKAWDAISDPLFGCISDRTRSRLGRRRVFFLIGIVPVGLSFFLLWISVRFDHTFLTAAYYFFAYLFFCTVFTSVMVPYNALVTEISTDYRTRTRLSGAKMLFSQFSALIAGTVPGFIVNNLYKHDQAKGFFLVGLYFGIFYALPWILVFKGTWELEEKTESQYHSVKDSFKNLSSLMKNRTYKIHITMYLLAYTAMDIMSAAFIYFVTYYFGRPEIYIFCLGSMLLSQILFLPLYLYLANKIGKGKSYIIGAIILSIAMCSFLFIPADVTRLFLIILSCIMGVGFSAIIAMPWAMLPESSDVDELLNGEARSGAVAGMFTLIRKLTQAFVLWLFGTLLSLIGFNAALPQQTEATITGIRLIFCIAPLVCMIAATIVSLRYPVTPKTFKMVRDELDRLHCGGLREHADKETRKLCENLTGHAYR from the coding sequence ATGCAAGAGAGAAAGGTGACAACGAAGACCCTGTTGGCCTATGGGAGTGGTGATATCTATGGGGGTGGTTCGTTTCTCATTATCAGTACCCTGTTTATCTTCTTCCTTTCCAATGTAGTGGGACTCTCCCCTGCCATGGCAGGGTTTATTGTATTCGCAGGCAAGGCGTGGGATGCCATCAGTGATCCGCTGTTTGGATGTATCAGTGACAGGACAAGAAGCCGATTGGGACGGAGAAGGGTTTTCTTTCTTATTGGTATTGTTCCCGTTGGCTTGAGCTTTTTCTTGTTGTGGATTTCTGTAAGATTTGATCATACTTTCTTGACTGCAGCGTATTACTTCTTCGCGTACCTCTTCTTCTGTACGGTCTTTACGTCGGTAATGGTTCCCTACAATGCCTTGGTCACCGAGATCAGTACAGACTACAGGACACGCACGAGGCTTTCGGGCGCAAAAATGCTTTTCTCTCAGTTCTCTGCCCTCATTGCAGGGACCGTTCCAGGGTTCATCGTAAACAACCTCTATAAGCATGATCAGGCAAAAGGGTTCTTCCTGGTAGGTCTGTATTTTGGTATTTTCTATGCCCTTCCCTGGATACTGGTCTTCAAGGGAACCTGGGAATTGGAAGAAAAAACGGAGAGTCAGTACCATTCGGTGAAGGATTCGTTCAAGAACCTTTCTTCGCTGATGAAAAACCGAACCTACAAGATTCACATTACCATGTATCTGCTTGCCTACACCGCAATGGACATCATGAGCGCGGCATTCATCTACTTCGTCACCTACTATTTTGGGAGACCAGAGATATACATCTTTTGCCTGGGTTCAATGTTACTGTCCCAAATACTGTTCCTCCCACTGTATCTGTATCTTGCGAATAAAATCGGGAAGGGAAAGAGCTACATTATCGGGGCGATCATTCTCAGTATAGCAATGTGCAGTTTCCTGTTCATCCCTGCCGATGTGACACGCTTATTCCTGATCATCCTCTCCTGCATTATGGGAGTTGGCTTCTCTGCCATCATAGCAATGCCATGGGCAATGCTCCCTGAGTCATCTGATGTGGATGAACTGCTTAATGGAGAAGCCCGTTCAGGTGCGGTTGCAGGGATGTTTACCCTGATACGGAAACTCACACAGGCTTTCGTGCTCTGGCTGTTTGGCACCCTGCTCTCCCTCATCGGTTTCAATGCTGCCTTGCCACAACAGACAGAGGCAACCATAACAGGCATCAGGTTGATCTTCTGCATAGCTCCGCTGGTCTGCATGATAGCTGCTACCATTGTATCCCTGCGTTACCCAGTTACTCCCAAGACCTTCAAGATGGTCAGAGACGAGTTGGACAGGCTCCACTGCGGTGGATTGAGGGAACATGCAGATAAAGAGACAAGAAAGCTCTGCGAAAACCTGACAGGGCATGCGTATCGGTAG
- a CDS encoding AMP-binding protein, whose protein sequence is MKTKDSFTPWDKLYPYKGTMYHATWPTLKELFEITVERFGWRVCWKEFVPNPVSYTYSEALVIIKGIASWLISSGISKGDKVIVSGKNSVAWGFGYFAVLFAGATVVPLDNALSDEDFIRLAKFSDSAGMLADSNRLKSVASDLPMKAVACLEENGPAEWIMHKSAEYIEAEPCGEDDIAQILFTSGTTGTPKGVMLTHKNLVSDIFLSQANMNIFETDVFYAILPIHHAYTLLSVLLVAMGVGSSVVFGKKLAVSQILKELKQGEVTMFLGVPMLFNKMYGAVVDGLKEKGLLVYGTIRGLMGISGWLKRTFGVNVGKHWFKFLLKKLSLDTNRICICGGGPLPASTFRGFNELGIDFVQGYGLTETSPITHLNPIYAFKESSVGKVIAGTECKIVNPDEDGNGLIFIRGPQVMKGYYKNPEATAEVLDQDGWLNTGDIGQVDEENYLFLSGRAKSIIVSEGGKNIFPEEIEDKFQLYTEIEQLCVIGYIKDKQSAGEHVRIIIFPSQTFAEGKTAEAIQERMEQIVKEVNATLLPYKRIEMVTVVDEPLSMTSSKKVRRSEVSGRYEIA, encoded by the coding sequence ATGAAAACAAAAGATTCCTTCACACCATGGGACAAGCTGTATCCCTATAAGGGCACGATGTACCATGCAACGTGGCCCACCCTCAAGGAACTTTTTGAGATAACGGTCGAACGCTTTGGCTGGCGGGTCTGTTGGAAGGAATTCGTACCAAACCCTGTTTCCTATACCTATAGTGAAGCTCTGGTCATCATAAAAGGGATCGCATCTTGGCTGATCAGTTCTGGTATCAGCAAGGGGGACAAGGTCATTGTCAGTGGGAAGAACAGTGTAGCATGGGGATTCGGATATTTTGCTGTCCTGTTTGCGGGAGCCACTGTCGTGCCTTTGGACAATGCATTAAGCGACGAGGACTTCATACGACTCGCAAAGTTCTCCGACTCCGCCGGGATGCTTGCCGACAGCAATAGACTGAAGAGCGTTGCTTCTGATCTTCCCATGAAGGCCGTTGCATGCCTTGAAGAGAACGGTCCGGCTGAATGGATCATGCACAAGAGCGCCGAATATATCGAGGCTGAACCATGTGGAGAGGATGATATTGCACAGATTCTCTTTACCTCCGGGACAACAGGGACTCCGAAGGGAGTCATGTTGACCCATAAGAATCTCGTCTCGGACATATTCCTCTCACAGGCAAACATGAATATTTTCGAGACAGACGTGTTCTATGCAATTCTGCCAATACACCATGCCTATACACTCCTGTCTGTATTACTGGTAGCAATGGGCGTTGGTTCCTCCGTTGTATTCGGCAAGAAACTTGCTGTATCGCAGATACTCAAGGAACTTAAGCAAGGGGAAGTAACCATGTTCCTAGGCGTCCCGATGCTCTTCAACAAGATGTATGGAGCCGTTGTGGATGGACTGAAGGAAAAGGGGTTGCTTGTATATGGAACTATACGGGGACTTATGGGCATCTCCGGGTGGCTCAAGAGAACGTTTGGCGTCAATGTGGGAAAACATTGGTTCAAGTTCCTGCTCAAGAAACTCTCGCTCGACACCAACAGGATCTGTATCTGCGGAGGTGGACCGCTTCCTGCATCGACGTTCAGGGGATTCAACGAACTCGGTATCGATTTCGTACAAGGGTATGGGCTTACCGAGACCTCCCCCATCACACATCTCAATCCCATCTATGCGTTCAAGGAATCCTCTGTCGGGAAGGTGATTGCAGGTACCGAGTGCAAGATAGTCAACCCTGACGAAGACGGAAACGGCCTAATCTTCATTCGTGGCCCACAGGTAATGAAAGGGTACTACAAGAATCCTGAGGCTACAGCTGAGGTGCTTGACCAGGATGGTTGGCTCAATACAGGGGATATTGGACAGGTGGATGAGGAGAACTACCTTTTCCTGAGTGGGAGGGCCAAGTCTATTATCGTGAGCGAGGGAGGTAAGAACATCTTCCCAGAAGAGATTGAGGACAAATTCCAGCTTTACACAGAAATTGAGCAGCTGTGTGTAATTGGGTACATCAAGGATAAGCAAAGCGCTGGTGAGCATGTGAGGATCATCATATTCCCCTCCCAGACATTTGCCGAAGGAAAGACTGCCGAAGCGATACAGGAGAGAATGGAGCAGATAGTCAAAGAGGTCAACGCTACCCTTCTTCCCTATAAAAGGATAGAGATGGTCACGGTGGTTGATGAACCACTTTCCATGACCTCTTCCAAGAAGGTCCGTCGTTCTGAGGTCTCTGGGCGATATGAGATTGCTTAA
- a CDS encoding type I restriction-modification system subunit M, which yields MRLLKGELREDTDKLSARAWKIAGVLEQRFPGWDSRRYIIAMLIYRYLSQEMEQFAEEQPELELHQKRYRTMDDEEAEALADEASSTIGFFIPPSGLFCNVYRDAPRDGNLGKTLEWVFSDIEESAVGYASESVFRNLSSHLAKDEIELGAVPRTRKQKLYTLMKAVSSISPEAISDMTRTFEHLLDQYSRPQATGNGRFEAQFIPNLLILLVCGGKKSIQSFYDPYCGTGVLLSHARFRLAEGGCLYGQSETISEYNMARFFMFLIHLEPTRFSLAYGDSLTSFESFGGRTFDAIASILPMKKRWARDEDASLVKDSRFSPAGVLAPKAKTDLAYVMHSVSCLSERGTAAFALGEGALSRERAEKTIRRWLLENNLVDAVIRIPAYGLHTDTMHQYMLVIRKGRRENTILFIDASSQTKDKRPSFILISEVSHIYNEQREVPHYACLVNREVVLGNGCDLRPFHYVERNHPCEGESWASLEKTIEKTRSELALLAVSTTTLASLGRELDQAPVLPVGNAATIKGGKNIRAHAFTDSPEGIEYVRTSDLACVSSDYLLVNPSVLRFAPEVTTVKMFEKNTVLIPKHATGIRSGRRGILAKRSAVDGNLLCLVPQEGVDEEYLLHAFGSWTREVWLKRTDRKGVLRCSDTVTAMIRVPPMGVQKQVNETIRSLEASERLLKKRISLLRKRLGKRLYELMMSITDAPRFPVSAVAEVSKIPGYQYNKFVRYADSGACIALRGCNVKHGRLDLSDAQRLDDTVLPEISCALLHAGDILFTYIGSPGHTALVDCDDLYYLEPGVALIRVNETKVLPAYLHYWYLNSPDCRVREERHVGRRSIPFDRIRSFKVGLPPLERQREIVEELESGYMARVIESERALEVVHTSLEMLVSKLAL from the coding sequence ATGAGATTGCTTAAAGGTGAATTGAGGGAGGACACGGACAAACTTTCCGCCAGGGCATGGAAGATAGCCGGGGTTCTGGAGCAACGTTTTCCTGGTTGGGACTCCCGTCGATACATCATTGCAATGCTTATCTATCGATATCTCTCCCAGGAGATGGAGCAATTTGCGGAAGAACAACCGGAACTGGAGTTGCATCAGAAGCGCTACAGAACCATGGATGACGAGGAGGCAGAAGCGCTTGCAGATGAGGCGTCTTCCACGATTGGTTTCTTCATTCCTCCAAGTGGACTCTTCTGCAATGTGTACCGGGATGCCCCAAGAGATGGGAATCTGGGAAAAACCTTGGAATGGGTTTTCTCCGATATTGAGGAATCAGCGGTCGGATACGCGAGTGAGAGCGTCTTCAGGAACCTCTCAAGTCATCTTGCTAAAGATGAAATTGAACTGGGTGCTGTTCCCAGAACAAGAAAGCAGAAGCTATACACCTTGATGAAGGCCGTTTCAAGTATCAGTCCAGAGGCCATTTCCGATATGACGCGTACCTTTGAGCACCTGCTTGACCAGTATTCCAGGCCTCAGGCAACAGGAAACGGAAGGTTCGAAGCACAGTTTATCCCTAATCTGCTTATTCTCCTTGTTTGCGGGGGGAAAAAATCCATACAGTCGTTTTATGACCCCTACTGTGGAACAGGTGTGCTGTTATCCCATGCACGCTTTCGCCTTGCCGAGGGGGGCTGTTTGTATGGCCAGAGCGAAACGATATCAGAGTACAACATGGCCCGTTTCTTCATGTTTCTCATCCACCTCGAACCAACTCGTTTCTCATTGGCCTATGGCGATTCACTCACGTCTTTCGAATCCTTTGGAGGGCGTACGTTTGACGCAATCGCCAGCATACTCCCCATGAAGAAGCGATGGGCCAGAGATGAGGATGCCTCTCTTGTAAAGGACAGCCGTTTCAGTCCTGCAGGAGTCCTGGCTCCGAAGGCAAAGACTGACCTGGCATACGTCATGCACTCAGTGTCATGCCTCAGTGAGAGAGGAACTGCAGCATTCGCCCTGGGCGAAGGGGCACTGAGCCGGGAAAGGGCTGAGAAGACAATACGCAGATGGCTTCTGGAGAACAACCTTGTCGATGCTGTCATCAGAATTCCGGCCTATGGCCTTCATACAGATACGATGCATCAGTATATGCTTGTTATACGAAAGGGAAGAAGGGAGAACACCATTCTTTTCATCGATGCATCTTCCCAAACCAAAGATAAAAGGCCTTCCTTCATATTGATCAGTGAGGTATCCCATATATACAACGAGCAAAGGGAAGTGCCCCACTATGCTTGCCTTGTAAACAGGGAAGTGGTTTTAGGAAACGGGTGTGATCTCAGGCCGTTTCACTATGTTGAGCGTAATCACCCTTGCGAAGGGGAATCATGGGCGTCGCTTGAAAAAACCATAGAGAAGACAAGAAGTGAACTTGCATTGTTGGCTGTCTCCACCACCACTCTTGCTTCGTTGGGAAGAGAGCTTGATCAGGCACCTGTCCTGCCTGTTGGCAATGCAGCTACCATCAAAGGGGGAAAGAACATAAGAGCTCATGCATTCACTGATTCCCCTGAGGGTATTGAGTACGTGAGGACCTCAGATCTTGCCTGTGTTTCCAGCGATTACCTCCTCGTTAATCCATCCGTGCTCAGGTTTGCACCGGAGGTAACCACTGTAAAAATGTTTGAGAAGAACACGGTACTTATTCCCAAGCATGCCACCGGTATTAGATCGGGCAGAAGAGGCATCCTGGCAAAAAGATCGGCTGTAGATGGAAACCTGTTGTGCCTTGTTCCACAGGAAGGGGTAGACGAGGAGTACCTGCTACATGCATTCGGGTCCTGGACCCGTGAGGTATGGCTCAAGAGAACCGACCGCAAGGGAGTACTGAGATGTTCCGATACTGTTACTGCCATGATCAGGGTCCCCCCTATGGGAGTACAGAAGCAGGTAAACGAGACAATACGTTCCCTTGAAGCCTCTGAGCGGTTGTTGAAAAAGAGGATTTCCCTGTTGAGAAAACGCTTGGGGAAGCGTCTGTATGAGCTCATGATGTCCATTACTGATGCGCCCCGCTTCCCTGTTTCTGCTGTTGCGGAAGTCTCGAAGATTCCTGGTTACCAGTACAACAAGTTTGTGAGGTACGCTGATTCGGGTGCATGTATTGCCCTGAGGGGATGCAATGTGAAGCACGGTCGCCTCGATCTGTCAGATGCACAACGCCTTGATGATACGGTTCTGCCTGAGATCAGCTGTGCGCTTCTCCATGCAGGGGATATCCTGTTCACCTATATAGGCTCCCCGGGTCATACCGCTCTGGTGGATTGCGATGATCTCTACTATCTGGAGCCTGGCGTAGCCCTGATCAGAGTTAATGAGACAAAGGTGCTTCCTGCGTATCTGCACTACTGGTACCTGAACAGCCCCGATTGCAGGGTACGTGAGGAGAGACATGTGGGCAGAAGAAGCATTCCCTTCGACCGCATACGAAGTTTCAAGGTTGGGCTTCCTCCGCTGGAGCGGCAACGGGAGATTGTCGAGGAGCTCGAGAGTGGATACATGGCAAGGGTTATTGAGTCAGAAAGAGCATTGGAGGTAGTCCATACGAGTCTTGAGATGCTTGTTTCAAAGCTTGCTCTGTGA
- a CDS encoding acyl-ACP thioesterase domain-containing protein: MDIDANNIGYGSDRVRVVDCDTFYRVKPVKYFAINQEMAAIHADMFGCGHRALLDGEHRAWMIFRTRMYIHHLAAWRTGFEAETWCQEGHRLFFPRAVTAKEVGGGPLFEAYNHWIVLDMEQGRPEKPSYLERRLCFPPTNERWFDPAFPKFPLIEDFSKEIVGRDKVHMDYYDYDYNRHVNNLSYIDWMMASFPFEHLDTYYPSFIDVEWRRQCHHGDALVVETRSRDANQFLTCIKRTDAPGVEEVVFHAVTYWEKRCTLV; this comes from the coding sequence ATGGATATTGATGCCAATAATATAGGGTATGGGAGTGATCGGGTACGGGTTGTCGATTGTGATACGTTCTACCGTGTGAAGCCAGTGAAGTACTTTGCGATCAACCAGGAAATGGCTGCAATACATGCCGATATGTTTGGTTGCGGGCATAGAGCGCTGTTGGACGGTGAACATCGGGCTTGGATGATCTTCAGGACCAGGATGTACATTCACCATCTAGCTGCCTGGAGGACTGGATTCGAGGCTGAGACGTGGTGTCAGGAGGGCCATAGGCTCTTCTTCCCTCGTGCTGTTACGGCAAAGGAGGTGGGTGGGGGGCCTCTGTTTGAGGCATACAACCATTGGATTGTCCTGGACATGGAACAGGGGAGACCCGAAAAGCCATCATACCTTGAGAGAAGGTTGTGTTTTCCGCCTACAAACGAGAGGTGGTTCGATCCTGCTTTTCCGAAGTTCCCTCTAATAGAGGATTTCTCAAAAGAGATTGTAGGCAGGGACAAGGTGCATATGGACTATTATGACTATGATTACAACAGGCATGTGAACAACCTGAGCTATATTGACTGGATGATGGCCTCCTTTCCCTTTGAGCATCTGGATACGTACTACCCTTCTTTCATCGATGTCGAATGGAGAAGGCAGTGTCACCATGGGGATGCACTCGTGGTGGAAACGAGAAGCAGGGATGCAAATCAGTTTCTGACTTGTATCAAGAGAACTGATGCTCCTGGTGTTGAGGAAGTGGTTTTTCATGCAGTCACGTATTGGGAGAAACGATGCACACTAGTTTGA
- a CDS encoding transposase, with translation MPRRKRNDTPGTIHHVIQRGNNRNYIYENTRDKKEFLSLLSTALTTHGALLLQYALMDNHYHLLIKVGSVPLSSIIWFLNRHYSLYYNSRYNRTGTIYGDRYKSYLVSETHKLFSIIRYIVQNPVKAGLAATPSAYRWSGHTEVCTGDTYIIARTTLLSLFSPDPSLALDRYRECTEHEKWTPQVGFATIIDKREETRERLSCLLDRTLAKRNLEELRTMVVSGAKSPLSRELRNQFVHAAVTDGHALRDIASFLHVSHETVRRLSKQEER, from the coding sequence ATGCCCAGGAGGAAGAGAAACGACACACCAGGTACCATTCATCACGTCATCCAGAGGGGCAACAACAGGAACTACATCTACGAGAACACCCGTGACAAAAAGGAGTTTCTCAGTCTTCTCTCGACAGCACTGACCACCCACGGTGCACTCCTGCTCCAGTACGCCCTCATGGACAACCACTACCACCTCCTCATCAAGGTTGGCAGTGTCCCCCTCTCTTCCATCATCTGGTTTCTCAACCGTCATTACAGTCTCTACTACAACAGCCGGTACAACCGCACCGGCACCATCTATGGAGACCGCTACAAGAGCTACCTCGTGAGTGAAACCCACAAACTCTTCAGCATCATCCGCTACATAGTCCAGAACCCCGTCAAGGCCGGCCTGGCTGCCACCCCCTCTGCATATCGATGGAGTGGTCACACGGAAGTGTGCACCGGAGACACCTATATAATCGCAAGGACAACCTTGCTTTCCCTCTTCTCCCCAGATCCCTCCCTGGCACTGGATCGCTACAGGGAGTGCACAGAACATGAGAAATGGACTCCACAAGTAGGTTTTGCCACCATCATCGACAAGCGGGAGGAGACCAGGGAACGGCTCTCCTGTCTCCTGGATCGGACACTCGCAAAGCGGAATCTTGAGGAGCTTCGTACCATGGTTGTCTCAGGGGCAAAGTCACCACTCTCCAGAGAACTCAGGAACCAATTTGTCCATGCTGCAGTAACCGATGGCCATGCCCTCAGGGACATTGCCAGCTTTCTTCATGTAAGCCATGAGACGGTGAGGAGGCTCAGCAAGCAGGAGGAAAGGTAA
- a CDS encoding DNA-processing protein DprA: protein MHDQTIYWIWLNEMRGITLRDKRKLISALSRPENIFHASPTTITDIMEINKEKTGSVADSRRESYGSVWSSRSLADAETILANNEQHSIRLLSPDHPHYQSIYATDQKAPLVLYYKGKLSSPEIPITGVIGSRASTSYGNLVTKAAVATLVEKGTIVASGLSFGIDALAHQTTLEYNGITYAFIPCGLHKAQPASHTELMERIADTGAVITPYAYGKEALPFRFIGRNAVLATWCDTLLVVEARKRSGSMHTARSALKKGKQVLAVPNTLLEPRSSGTNLLLTEGAKAYYDDQLQFGGCYNSIPTSHHDEEDVILALNGNPLTTSEILDMVPDLSLSVMECLTDMELSGRIVFRPDGRWHLVGGL, encoded by the coding sequence ATGCATGACCAAACAATCTACTGGATCTGGCTCAACGAAATGCGGGGCATCACCCTCAGGGATAAACGGAAACTTATCTCAGCGCTCTCCCGTCCTGAGAACATCTTTCACGCAAGCCCCACTACCATCACCGATATAATGGAAATAAATAAGGAAAAAACTGGTTCCGTTGCTGACAGCAGGAGGGAATCTTATGGGTCTGTCTGGAGTTCACGTAGCCTTGCCGATGCTGAGACCATCCTCGCCAACAATGAACAGCATTCCATCCGCCTCCTCTCTCCTGATCACCCACACTACCAGAGTATCTATGCAACCGACCAGAAAGCACCCCTCGTGCTTTACTACAAAGGAAAACTCTCCTCACCTGAAATACCCATCACAGGTGTCATCGGGTCTCGCGCAAGCACATCCTACGGGAACTTGGTGACCAAGGCCGCAGTAGCAACCTTGGTTGAAAAGGGGACCATCGTTGCCTCAGGGCTCTCATTCGGTATTGACGCACTTGCCCATCAGACCACACTCGAATACAACGGTATCACCTACGCCTTCATCCCTTGCGGTCTGCACAAAGCCCAGCCGGCATCACATACTGAACTCATGGAACGGATTGCAGATACCGGGGCAGTCATCACCCCCTACGCCTATGGCAAGGAAGCCTTGCCCTTCCGCTTCATCGGAAGGAATGCCGTACTCGCCACCTGGTGTGACACCCTTCTGGTCGTGGAAGCCAGGAAGCGGAGTGGCAGTATGCATACTGCCCGCAGCGCTCTGAAAAAGGGGAAACAGGTACTGGCGGTCCCCAACACCCTGCTTGAACCAAGGAGCTCAGGCACTAATCTCCTGCTCACTGAAGGAGCCAAGGCCTACTATGACGACCAACTACAATTTGGTGGTTGCTACAACAGCATACCCACCTCCCATCACGATGAGGAGGACGTTATCCTAGCCCTGAATGGCAACCCCCTCACCACCAGTGAGATTTTGGACATGGTCCCTGATCTGAGCCTCTCTGTCATGGAGTGCCTAACCGATATGGAACTCTCAGGGAGGATTGTATTTCGCCCGGATGGCAGGTGGCACCTGGTAGGAGGCCTTTGA
- a CDS encoding YifB family Mg chelatase-like AAA ATPase codes for MATVIRSLGINGIEGYPLAVEVSIIAGLQATTIVGLGDAAVKEAKDRMEACTEELSFAYPSKKVVVNLSPSDIPKRGAYLDLPMLLGLLVESKQVRPRIEDWQEIACVGGISTTGTLVGFNGVLPMAIQARSMGWKKLIVPEDCANEASLVKDLDIIACGTITEVIQYLEGRLHLSPHKTDQDPILQENASKDGDFIDVVGHDDILPYLAAAVAGNHNLLLVGIPGAGKTLMARLLPTILPPMNEQEILEVSSIYSIAGELDGHELKRNRPFRCPHYNMSSHALIGGGPQAKPGEVTLAHRGILFLDELPEFGRKTLESLRLPLEDKRVTISRVNQTNRYPSDFMLVAAMNPCPCGYAGTSRCECTPYAIRTYRQRISGPILDRIDMQKYVGRVEFKDGHLMKGNTSSKDLRDSVMQARERQKHRFFKGGEHITTNSQMNSSQLRRYCTLDDKCAALLQKTYEKDQLSVRARYKTLKLARTFADIQGSDTIEKSHLIHALFSRDLEKEAAHHA; via the coding sequence GTGGCAACCGTCATAAGAAGTCTCGGAATCAACGGAATAGAAGGATACCCCCTCGCGGTGGAGGTATCAATCATAGCAGGCCTGCAGGCAACCACCATCGTCGGCCTTGGTGATGCAGCAGTGAAGGAAGCAAAGGATAGAATGGAAGCCTGTACAGAGGAACTCTCCTTTGCCTACCCATCAAAAAAGGTCGTGGTAAACCTCAGCCCCAGTGACATCCCCAAGAGGGGAGCCTACCTCGATCTTCCCATGCTTCTCGGCCTTCTGGTTGAATCGAAGCAGGTCAGGCCAAGGATTGAGGATTGGCAGGAAATAGCCTGTGTCGGGGGAATCAGCACCACAGGAACCCTCGTTGGGTTCAACGGCGTACTGCCCATGGCAATCCAGGCACGCAGCATGGGTTGGAAGAAACTCATCGTTCCAGAGGACTGTGCCAATGAGGCCTCCCTGGTCAAGGACCTGGACATCATCGCCTGTGGTACTATCACAGAGGTAATCCAATACCTGGAAGGTCGATTGCATCTCTCCCCCCATAAAACAGACCAGGACCCCATCCTTCAGGAGAATGCCAGCAAGGACGGCGATTTCATCGATGTCGTCGGACATGATGACATCCTTCCTTACCTTGCAGCAGCCGTTGCAGGAAACCACAACCTTCTCTTGGTAGGGATCCCCGGAGCAGGGAAGACGCTAATGGCTCGGTTGCTCCCTACCATCCTCCCTCCCATGAATGAGCAGGAAATATTGGAAGTCTCCTCCATTTACAGCATAGCAGGGGAACTTGACGGCCATGAGCTCAAGAGAAACAGACCCTTCAGGTGCCCCCACTACAACATGTCCTCCCATGCCCTCATAGGAGGGGGCCCACAGGCAAAACCAGGGGAAGTGACCCTTGCCCACCGAGGCATCCTCTTTCTAGATGAACTGCCCGAGTTCGGACGGAAAACCCTTGAATCCCTACGCCTCCCCCTTGAGGACAAACGCGTTACCATAAGCCGAGTCAACCAAACCAACCGCTATCCCTCCGACTTCATGCTTGTTGCAGCCATGAACCCCTGTCCCTGTGGCTACGCAGGCACCTCACGTTGTGAATGCACCCCCTATGCCATCAGGACCTACCGCCAACGCATATCAGGCCCCATCCTTGACCGCATAGACATGCAGAAGTACGTCGGCCGGGTGGAGTTCAAGGATGGTCATCTCATGAAAGGCAATACCAGCTCCAAGGACCTCAGGGACTCGGTCATGCAGGCGCGTGAGCGCCAGAAACACCGATTCTTCAAAGGAGGGGAGCACATCACCACCAACTCCCAGATGAATAGCTCCCAGCTTAGGAGGTACTGCACCCTCGACGACAAGTGTGCCGCTCTCCTGCAGAAAACCTATGAGAAGGACCAACTCTCAGTCCGTGCCCGCTACAAGACCCTCAAGCTTGCGAGGACCTTCGCCGATATACAGGGAAGTGACACCATTGAGAAATCCCATCTCATCCACGCACTTTTCTCCCGTGACCTCGAAAAGGAGGCGGCCCACCATGCATGA